tttaattcagTTTCATGTTTCACTACAATTATTGCATATCAAAGAGAGCATTTCTTCAAGacaacactctcaatcggaaTCAAATCAGATGGAAACATACAGTCCATATTCTTCCCTTCAGTTTTCTTCTCCGGCAACAAACTGCACGGCTCAGGCTTAACTCTGCTCGTAACTCCAGCCACATCAGTACAGTTCCACTGCACCTCCTTAGGCTTAGCCGACAAAGTTATGTTTACATTCGAAATACAAATACCCGTAAACGGATCTTTATCAATCCCAGCGAGACTAGCCGACATGGTGACGTTCTCAGCCGTCATATCACTGAAATTGATGTTAGAAACTTCGGGCAACGCCTTGGGATCGTACCCTTCGTCAGGATGCTGGTTGTAGTTTCCACTCATCCAGAAAACGTATTTCATCGTCTTCATCGTGAATCTCCTTGCGTAAATGTCCTTGACGTAAGCGCCACGTCCCGCAGCGGTTTTGATTCTGACGGAGGATTCAGTGTTGATTAGTGTCACGTCTTCGATTCTGACGTCTTTGATTCCTCCCGACATCTCGCTTCCTAAGGCTACTCCTGCGCTTTTCGGGGAGATGCATGTGAGCCGTCTGATCGAGAGTTGTTGAGTCGGCATTCCGAACTTGATTCCGTATTCGTCCCAACCACTTTTAACGGCGATGCAGTCGTCTCCGGAGACTATGTCACAATCTTCGATCAGTGTGTTGGTGCATGAATCTGAAAAGGACCAAATAAGAAACAATGCCTTGTGAGATTACAATACTGCGACGTGGGATGATAtgcaaaactataaaatatatttaaaatgccACTTAAGCATGGAGGCTATAgacaatttatcaaaaaaagttaatattttttttttgaaatttgagaaactatattcatatatatataattacgttttaaaattttgggttGAAGACACATGTTTCATCTGCACATATGATATAAACATTGTCACATAGGATAGTACCTGGATTGATTCCATCGGTGTTGGGAACATCAACGGGAGCGATAATGGTGATTGATTTGACGATGACGTTATTACAGTAGACAGGATGAATATGCCACGACGGAGAATCGACCAAAGTGATATTGGAGATCTGAATATTTTGGGAGAACAAGAGTTCGATCATATACGGTCTAGTCAAATTAAACTGCTTCTTTTTGAATTTATCCCACCAATACTGTCCCTGTCCGTTGATCGTCCCGTTGTTACCTATTAGAATTAGAGTCCAAGTTCAATATATTAGTACCTTCCGGTTTACAGTGCGAACCGGAAATTTGTTGTGATTGTATTGGAAAATTACCGGTGATGACCACGTCGGTTAGGTTTGTACCGGAGATGAGACTGTTGAATCTCCCGGTTCCGGTTCCATCCCTTCCTTTTCCGTACGATGGCAGTGGAGCGACCACTGGCCATTCAGATTCATCCTGATACAGTATTTGTCAAAACCGGAATCAGTAACTTAATTTACAGTAAATCTTCATGAATCGAACAGAACCGGATCCAATACAAGCCAAAGCAGAAACTAATATAAAAGGCAGATCTTCTACAAATTTTGCTTTGAATGGAGATGTATTTACGAGATACTATAacattaactagattttgatccg
This genomic interval from Brassica napus cultivar Da-Ae chromosome A6, Da-Ae, whole genome shotgun sequence contains the following:
- the LOC106351648 gene encoding probable polygalacturonase, whose translation is MIRLVFGILVLFAIFCFPTIESRSHHPSVYSGIEFPALNCRKHKAVITDFGGVGDGKTSNTKAFRTALSKLSDLASDGGAQLVVPPGKWLTGSFNLTSHFTLFIQKGATILASQDESEWPVVAPLPSYGKGRDGTGTGRFNSLISGTNLTDVVITGNNGTINGQGQYWWDKFKKKQFNLTRPYMIELLFSQNIQISNITLVDSPSWHIHPVYCNNVIVKSITIIAPVDVPNTDGINPDSCTNTLIEDCDIVSGDDCIAVKSGWDEYGIKFGMPTQQLSIRRLTCISPKSAGVALGSEMSGGIKDVRIEDVTLINTESSVRIKTAAGRGAYVKDIYARRFTMKTMKYVFWMSGNYNQHPDEGYDPKALPEVSNINFSDMTAENVTMSASLAGIDKDPFTGICISNVNITLSAKPKEVQWNCTDVAGVTSRVKPEPCSLLPEKKTEGKNMDCMFPSDLIPIESVVLKKCSL